The Streptococcus sanguinis genomic sequence GAATCTGAGCGAGAAGCACGGTTTCCACATGCAGCAAGTCCGAATGCTGCGACAGTTGCTAGACCAAGACCTAGCCATTGTTTTTTGTTCATTTCTGAACCTCCTAAATAAGATGTGCAACACAGTTGCAAGTTTGAGTTTGGTCAAATGACCGATAACAGACTTATGTTAAATCTGTAAAAGAATATGGAAGTAATTCCTTGACCGTCATCACGACCGTCGATTTATCTTTAGCGACCAAGGTCACTTTTAGATCCTCAGCAAAAAATTCTGCCATTACTTGGCGGCAGGCACCACAGGGTGATATGGGTTTTTCCGTCTCACCATAGACAATCAGCTCCTCAAAGTCTAAAACTCCTTCTGAAACTGCCTTAAATATAGCTGTCCGCTCTCCGCAGTTGGTCAAGCCAAAACTGGCATTTTCAACATTAACACCAGTAAATATCCGTCCGTCTTTAGCGACCAAAACTGCTCCGATGGGGAAATGAGAATAGGGAACATAAGCATTTTTGCTGGCTTGGACAGCCAAGTCAATCAACTCAGTAGTCGCCACTAGCTTCTTCTCCCTTCATAATTGCCACACCGGCTGAAGTTCCAATCCGAGTCGCACCTGCTTCAATAAAGGCCAGCGCATCTTCATAAGAACGAGCACCGCCAGAAGCCTTGACGCCCATGTCAGGACCAACTGTTTTTCTCATAAGGGCAACATCTTCGACTGTCGCACCGCCAGTTGAAAATCCCGTAGAAGTCTTAACAAAATCAGCTCCAGCTTTCTGAGCTAATTGGCAGGCCTTAACCTTTTCCTCATCTGTCAGTAGGCAAGTTTCCAGAATTACCTTGACCAAGGTACCGTTAGCAGCTTCTACAACTGCACGGATGTCTCGCTCTACCAAATCATAATTTTTAGACTTTAGAGCGCCGACATTGATAACCATATCCACTTCACCCGCACCCTTTTGGATTGCGTCCTTCGTTTCAAAAGCTTTCACATCGGAAGTGTTGGCTCCTAAAGGAAAACCAATTGGCACACAAACCTTGACCTCTGAGCCTTTTAGCTGCTCCGCAGCAAACTCTATCCAGGTTGGATTGACACAGATACTGGCAAAATCATAAACTTTTGCTTCTTCAATTAACTTCAGAATCTGCTCTTCTGACGCTTCTGGTTTTAAAAGCGTATGGTCTATGTATTTGTTTAATTTCATGTTAGCTTCTCCTAGAATTAAGCAATAACCTCGATAATCTCGCTTACTGCAACGCTTTCATCACCTATTTTAACATTTTTTTGAAAATCTGTAACTAGTTCTTGAGAAATTTTTTCATTTGAATAAATTTTTGCGAAAACTTCTCCAATTTCGACCCTGTCTCCGACTTTCTTTTCGAAAACAATTCCTGTTTCATAATCTAAGTCGTCAGATTTAACTGCGCGTCCTGCTCCAAGTCTCATGGCAAAAAGTCCGAACTCCATAGCAGGCAGTTCAGTGATATAACCTGCCTGCTCTGCTTTCACATCTACAATATGAGCTGCACTTGATGGACGATAGAGATCTTCCAAGTCACCTCCTTGAGCAGCAATCATAGCTTCAAATTTCTTCAAAGCAGCACCGTTGGTCAGCTGTCCTCTTACTTCTTCCACCGTTTTCTCAACATCTGCCAGTCCGAGCATAATCTGAGCCAACTCACAAATGAAAGTTGTGATGTCTTCACGACCCCTGCCCTGCAAGATATCCAAAGCTTCTAAGATTTCCAGACGATTGCCGATGCTGGTTCCCAAAGGTTGACTCATATCTGTCAGAACAGCTACTGTTTTTCTTCCGACAGCCTTGCCCAAATCTACCATAGTACGTGCTAGTACACGAGCGTCATCAATATTTTTCATAAAGGCGCCTTCACCAACAGTCACATCCAGAAGTATACTGTCTGCACCAGCAGCAATTTTCTTACTCATAACAGAGCTAGCTATCAGCGGAATCGTATCAACAGTTGCTGTTACATCTCGCAAGGCATAGAGTAGCTTATCCGCCAACACCAACTGATCTGACTGACCGATTACAGATAGGCCGATTTCCTGCACCTGCTTGATAAAGTCTTGCTGACTGCGCTCTACCTGAAATCCTTTAATGGATTCCAATTTATCAATGGTTCCTCCAGTATGGCCCAACCCGCGGCCGCTCATTTTAGCAACAGGCACACCGAAACTAGCTACCAATGGTACCAAGACCAGAGTTACTTTATCACCAACACCGCCAGTAGAATGTTTATCTACTTTTATTCCCGCGATTTCTGACAAGTCAAACTGCTCTCCAGTTCCAACCATGGTCATGGTTAAATCCGAAATTTCCCGAGTCGTCATGCCCTTAAAATAGACAGCCATTGCAAAGGCTGCCATCTGATAGTCGGGCACCGTCCCGTTCACATAACCCTCAATCAGCCACTGAATTTCCTGACTGGTTAGCTCCAGACCGTCTCTCTTCTTTTGGATAATATCTACAGCACGCATCCTATTTTTCGCTCCTTAGTATATAGTAGCCTTTGTCCTTCTTAACAATCTCACAATTACCGAAGATAGCTTCCATCTTCGACTTGGCACTGGGCGCTCCTTGCTTCTTCTGAATCACAAGGGTTAAATCACCGCCTTCTGTCAAATGCTCATAGCTTCCGCTGATAACCTCATGTACAACCTGCTTACCAGCACGAATAGGCGGATTACTGATAATATGGTCGAAAATTCCAGTAACCTTTTCATAAACATTTGACTGGAAGATATGAGCAGATACCTGATTCCTCTCAGCATTCTTCTGAGCTAAGTCCAAGGCCCGCTGGTTGATATCTACCATGGTCGCAGCCACTCCGTACGCTTTGGCTAAGGTCAAACCTAGAGTCCCATAGCCGCAGCCAACATCCAAGACCCGTTCTCCAGCTTCAAAATTCAGGGCAGACAAAAGGACCCGACTGCCATAATCAATCATCTTTTTACTGAAGACACCCGCATCTGTCAAAAAAGTCAGCCGCTGTCCCAACAGTTCTACATTTAATTCATGAATATCATGTTTGGCATCAGGATTTTCTGCAAAATACATTTTAGTCATACAACCATTTTATCATAATTTTCCTAGATTTGTAAATCGTTTTCATTTCTCCAAAAAGTATGTTATACTAAAGTTCATCATACAGGAGTAATTTATGACTAACGAATTTCTTCACTTTGAAAAAATCAGCCGCCATACTTGGCAAAACCTGCACCGCAAAACAACTCCGCCCCTGACTCAGGCTGAACTTAACTCTATCAAAAGTTTCAATGACAAGATTAGCCTGCAGGACGTGACTGACATTTATTTACCCTTGACCAATCTCATTCAGATTTATAAACGTTCTAAGGAAGACTTGGCTTTTTCCAAGGGGATTTTTCTACAAAAAGAAAGCCGGAAACAGCCCTTTATCATCGGAGTTTCTGGCAGTGTGGCCGTTGGGAAATCCACCACCAGCCGTTTGCTGCAGATTCTGCTTTCTCGGACTTTTTCAAGTGCGACAGTCGAGCTAGTTACCACAGATGGTTTTTTATTTCCGAATAAAACCTTGGAAGATCATGGCATTTTAAACCGCAAGGGTTTTCCAGAAAGCTATGATATGGAGCTGCTTCTTTCCTTTCTGGATAGCATAAAAAACGGTCAGGATTTCCAAATTCCAGTCTACTCGCATGAAACTTATGATATCGTCCCTCAGGAAATGCAAGGGGTAAAGGCTGCTGATTTTGTTATTGTCGAAGGCATCAATGTTTTCCAGAATCCTCAGAACGAGCGCCTATATATGACAGACTTTTTTGACTTTTCTATCTATGTTGATGCTGAAGTCGAAAATATTGAAAATTGGTATCTGGATCGCTTTAAAAAAATGCTGACGCTGGCTGAAAACGACCCCAAAAACTACTACCACCGCTTCACCACTCAATCAGAAGAGGAAGTAGTAACCTTCGCCCATAATGTCTGGAAAAGCATTAATCTTGTCAACCTGCTAGACTACATTGAACCAACCCGCAATCGGGCAGAAATTATCCTGCATAAAGCTAGAAATCACGAAATTGATGAAATTTACTTAAAAAAATAAAAAAGCTTGTCAAATCCTAACTTTTCATATATAATTAGATAGTTAGTATTTTCAATGGAGGTGAAAGAACTTGGCAAACATTAAATCAGCTATCAAACGTGCTGAATTGAACGTGAAACATAACGAAAAAAACTCAGCTCAAAAGTCAGCTATGCGTACTGCAATCAAAGCATTTGAAGCAAACCCATCTGAAGAACTTTTCCGTGCTGCTAGCTCAGCTATCGATAAAGCAGAAACAAAAGGTTTGATCCACAAAAACAAAGCAAGCCGCGATAAAGCACGCCTTTCAGCTAAACTTGCTAAATAATGCATACAAAGGGAGCTCTCAGGAGCTTTTTTTGTTTCTAATATAAAGGAGATAGGGATGAAAATAGCAGTTATTGGTTATTCCGGTTCTGGCAAATCCACTTTAGCAGCACAACTGTCCCACCACTACTCCATTCCCAAACTTCACATGGATAGATTGCAGTTCCAATCTGGATGGAAGGATAGTGACCGTGATTGGATGAGTGAACAGATGGATAATTTTTTATCAAAAAATACCGACTGGATCATTGACGGCAACTACTCTTGGTGTTTTTATGAACGGCGGATGGCAGAAGCCGACCAAATCATCTTCCTGAACTTCTCTCGCTGGAACTGCCTTTATCGAGCTTTCAAACGCTATCTAAAATATCGCAATCGGACCAGAGAAAGCATGGCTCCAGGCTGCCCCGAAAAGTTTGACTGGGAGTTTACCTGCTGGGTTCTTTGGAAAGGACGACGTCAGACAGCACTGGCAAGATATAAGAGAATCCGACAAACCTTTCCTCAGAAATTCTACGAATTAAGGAACCAAAAAGAACTGAACAGCTTCTTACAGAACCTAAAAACAAGCGAGCCCTAATGACTCACTTGTTTTTATTTGATTTCTTTTTCTGTGGGAAAAGAGGTAGGCCTAAAGAAGCTATTTTTTCAGCTGGAACCTTCATGCCATCCTTAATCCACTTGGAAAGAACGGAAACAACTGCCGAACTCCAGAAGGAATTCATGTAAGAATTAGTCGTTTTCTTAGCATTGCGATTGCGTTTTTCCAAAAAGTCAAATACAGCCTGAGTCAGTAGCTTTTCAAAATTATAGTCGATGGCTAGGCTGATAACCCGAGCTTCTTTCTTAGCTTCCTTAAAAAGAAAAAGCCAAATTTGGTACATCTCCGTTTTAAAGTTAAACTCTTCCAATTTATCCGTAATACCTTGAACAGTGTTTTTAAAAATCTCTTCCAGAATCTGCTCTTTAGAGCTATAATTGCGGTAAAATGCAGCGCGGGAAACCCCTGCTCGCTCAACCAGCTCTGAAATCGTAATTTTTTTGAGTTCCTTCTTCTCCAGCAGCTGCATGAGAGAAATTTCCAGAGACTCTCTCGTGATTTGATTGGATTCCTGATTGTATTTCTTTAAATTCGCGAGTGATTTTTCCGATATTTTCTTTTCCGACATAACAATTTCTTCCCTCTTGTCTCAGCTGACAGTTTCCGCTTTCTAGTAAGCATTCTTCATGTTATAATTGTAAAAAAAGACAGGTTTTTTGTCAATTTTTTTATTGTACATACTTGACAAAAAAGGAGAAAAATATGACTTGGAAAATTATAGCTGACTCTGGCTGTGACTTTCGTGAAATGGCAAACTTGGCTAAAGACACCCAGTTTGAAAGTGTTCCCTTGACCATTCAAGTGGAAAATGAGATTTTTATAGATGATAAGCAGCTTGATATTGACCTGATGATGGAGAAGATGTATGCATCTTCTGCCGCTTCTAAGTCTGCCTGCCCTAGTCCAGATGACTACCTCAAAAGCTTTGAGGGAGCTGACAAGATCTTTGTGGTGACTATCACTGGAACTCTATCTGGCAGCAATAATAGTGCACAAGTTGCTAAGAAAATCTTTTTGGAAGAACATCCTGATGCCCAGATTCATGTTATTGATAGTCTTTCTGCTGGCGGCGAAGTGGACTTGCTTGTAACCAAGCTTAATGAACTCATTCAGCAAGATCTCAGCTTTGATGAAGTTGTTGAAGTCATTAGTCGCTATCAGGAGAAAACCAAGCTTCTCTTCGTTTTGGCAAAGGTAGATAACTTGGTCAAAAACGGTAGACTGAGTAAACTTCTGGGAACCGTTGTCGGCTTGCTCAATATCCGTATGGTCGGTGAAGCTAGCCAGACTGGCACGCTAGAGCTTCTGCAAAAGGCACGCGGTCCGAAAAAAGCCCTTGCTTCTGCAATTGAAGAGCTCCTCAAAGCTGGTTACAAGGGTGGTCGACTCATCATCGCTCACCGCAATAACGAAAAGTTCTGCCAGCAATTTAGTCAACTGGTACAAGAAAAGTATCCTCAAGCTCAAATCGAAACGGTGCCGACTTCAGGTCTCTGCAGCTTCTATGCTGAGGAAGGCGGAATCTTAATGGGCTACGAAATTTAATACAGTATCTAAAAAGTAAAGGATTAGGCTCAAATAATTGACCTAATCCTTTACTTTTTCGATTTAATTCGCTATAATAAAACCAAGTAAAGGAGTTGATATTATGGCCAGAGGAAGAGGCGCCGCAAGCCCCCAAGATAAGGAAGCAAGTCTTCTCATTTCTAAAAAACTCAAAGAACTTCTCAAGGAAACAGGTAAAAAACAAGTTGAGCTATCTCGTGAAACAGGCATTCCCGCTAGTACACTGACTGGCTATATCAAAGGGACATCTCTGCCTATCGCAGCCAATCTAGAAAAGATTGCAAGTTTTTTTAAGGTAGAGATTGAAGAAATCGATCCTCGTTACCGATTAATTGCAGACATCCCTCAACAATTTCCCGATTTAAATCGTATTTATCAACAACTTGACCAAAACAGACAGGAGCAAGGATTAAAGCTACTGGAAGCTAGCCTGACTGAGCAAGAAACACAAGCCAGCTTAAAGGATGACTACTTCCCCTACTTGGTCTATGAGAATTACTATCTCTCTCAGCATAAGCCTGAACAAGCTGATTTAGTCTG encodes the following:
- a CDS encoding cytidine deaminase, whose amino-acid sequence is MATTELIDLAVQASKNAYVPYSHFPIGAVLVAKDGRIFTGVNVENASFGLTNCGERTAIFKAVSEGVLDFEELIVYGETEKPISPCGACRQVMAEFFAEDLKVTLVAKDKSTVVMTVKELLPYSFTDLT
- the deoC gene encoding deoxyribose-phosphate aldolase produces the protein MKLNKYIDHTLLKPEASEEQILKLIEEAKVYDFASICVNPTWIEFAAEQLKGSEVKVCVPIGFPLGANTSDVKAFETKDAIQKGAGEVDMVINVGALKSKNYDLVERDIRAVVEAANGTLVKVILETCLLTDEEKVKACQLAQKAGADFVKTSTGFSTGGATVEDVALMRKTVGPDMGVKASGGARSYEDALAFIEAGATRIGTSAGVAIMKGEEASGDY
- a CDS encoding pyrimidine-nucleoside phosphorylase, yielding MRAVDIIQKKRDGLELTSQEIQWLIEGYVNGTVPDYQMAAFAMAVYFKGMTTREISDLTMTMVGTGEQFDLSEIAGIKVDKHSTGGVGDKVTLVLVPLVASFGVPVAKMSGRGLGHTGGTIDKLESIKGFQVERSQQDFIKQVQEIGLSVIGQSDQLVLADKLLYALRDVTATVDTIPLIASSVMSKKIAAGADSILLDVTVGEGAFMKNIDDARVLARTMVDLGKAVGRKTVAVLTDMSQPLGTSIGNRLEILEALDILQGRGREDITTFICELAQIMLGLADVEKTVEEVRGQLTNGAALKKFEAMIAAQGGDLEDLYRPSSAAHIVDVKAEQAGYITELPAMEFGLFAMRLGAGRAVKSDDLDYETGIVFEKKVGDRVEIGEVFAKIYSNEKISQELVTDFQKNVKIGDESVAVSEIIEVIA
- a CDS encoding class I SAM-dependent methyltransferase, encoding MTKMYFAENPDAKHDIHELNVELLGQRLTFLTDAGVFSKKMIDYGSRVLLSALNFEAGERVLDVGCGYGTLGLTLAKAYGVAATMVDINQRALDLAQKNAERNQVSAHIFQSNVYEKVTGIFDHIISNPPIRAGKQVVHEVISGSYEHLTEGGDLTLVIQKKQGAPSAKSKMEAIFGNCEIVKKDKGYYILRSEK
- the coaA gene encoding type I pantothenate kinase, yielding MTNEFLHFEKISRHTWQNLHRKTTPPLTQAELNSIKSFNDKISLQDVTDIYLPLTNLIQIYKRSKEDLAFSKGIFLQKESRKQPFIIGVSGSVAVGKSTTSRLLQILLSRTFSSATVELVTTDGFLFPNKTLEDHGILNRKGFPESYDMELLLSFLDSIKNGQDFQIPVYSHETYDIVPQEMQGVKAADFVIVEGINVFQNPQNERLYMTDFFDFSIYVDAEVENIENWYLDRFKKMLTLAENDPKNYYHRFTTQSEEEVVTFAHNVWKSINLVNLLDYIEPTRNRAEIILHKARNHEIDEIYLKK
- the rpsT gene encoding 30S ribosomal protein S20, which produces MANIKSAIKRAELNVKHNEKNSAQKSAMRTAIKAFEANPSEELFRAASSAIDKAETKGLIHKNKASRDKARLSAKLAK
- a CDS encoding DNA topology modulation protein encodes the protein MKIAVIGYSGSGKSTLAAQLSHHYSIPKLHMDRLQFQSGWKDSDRDWMSEQMDNFLSKNTDWIIDGNYSWCFYERRMAEADQIIFLNFSRWNCLYRAFKRYLKYRNRTRESMAPGCPEKFDWEFTCWVLWKGRRQTALARYKRIRQTFPQKFYELRNQKELNSFLQNLKTSEP
- a CDS encoding TetR/AcrR family transcriptional regulator, translated to MSEKKISEKSLANLKKYNQESNQITRESLEISLMQLLEKKELKKITISELVERAGVSRAAFYRNYSSKEQILEEIFKNTVQGITDKLEEFNFKTEMYQIWLFLFKEAKKEARVISLAIDYNFEKLLTQAVFDFLEKRNRNAKKTTNSYMNSFWSSAVVSVLSKWIKDGMKVPAEKIASLGLPLFPQKKKSNKNK
- a CDS encoding DegV family protein, whose product is MTWKIIADSGCDFREMANLAKDTQFESVPLTIQVENEIFIDDKQLDIDLMMEKMYASSAASKSACPSPDDYLKSFEGADKIFVVTITGTLSGSNNSAQVAKKIFLEEHPDAQIHVIDSLSAGGEVDLLVTKLNELIQQDLSFDEVVEVISRYQEKTKLLFVLAKVDNLVKNGRLSKLLGTVVGLLNIRMVGEASQTGTLELLQKARGPKKALASAIEELLKAGYKGGRLIIAHRNNEKFCQQFSQLVQEKYPQAQIETVPTSGLCSFYAEEGGILMGYEI
- a CDS encoding XRE family transcriptional regulator, producing the protein MARGRGAASPQDKEASLLISKKLKELLKETGKKQVELSRETGIPASTLTGYIKGTSLPIAANLEKIASFFKVEIEEIDPRYRLIADIPQQFPDLNRIYQQLDQNRQEQGLKLLEASLTEQETQASLKDDYFPYLVYENYYLSQHKPEQADLVWLDREIDYDIALWVRTDSLEPKYPRDSVALIKQTHFELAGAIYAIDYDGQTIIKRVFNDPSGIRLISLNKKYSDKFIPHEEEPKLIGRVMATFMPLDVEKIKKNK